In Candidatus Methylomirabilota bacterium, one genomic interval encodes:
- the hpt gene encoding hypoxanthine phosphoribosyltransferase, with protein MLAHRVLFEEQAIAARIQELARVIAGDLPDRTPVLIGLLTGAFIFLADLVRALARLEIEPQVDLMAVSHYGPLVAASGLVQIHKDSALDLNGRVVLLVDDILDSGHTLDLVRAHLAARHPRWLRTCVLLDKPSGRQVAMTADYVGFEVPDAWMIGYGLDAYGQGRGLPYVATLHTADPAGTDVTR; from the coding sequence GTGTTAGCGCATCGCGTCCTGTTTGAGGAGCAGGCGATTGCCGCACGGATCCAGGAGTTGGCGCGCGTCATTGCCGGGGATCTGCCGGATCGGACACCGGTCCTGATCGGGCTGCTGACCGGGGCGTTCATCTTCCTCGCCGACCTGGTGCGGGCGCTGGCGCGCCTGGAGATCGAGCCGCAGGTCGATCTGATGGCCGTCTCACACTATGGGCCGCTGGTCGCCGCCAGCGGTCTGGTTCAAATCCATAAGGACAGCGCATTGGACCTCAACGGGCGGGTCGTCCTGCTGGTCGACGACATCCTTGACTCGGGACACACGCTGGATCTGGTGCGCGCACACCTCGCCGCCCGACATCCGCGTTGGCTGCGCACCTGCGTCCTTTTGGACAAGCCGAGCGGGCGACAGGTGGCGATGACGGCGGACTATGTCGGCTTTGAGGTGCCCGACGCCTGGATGATCGGCTATGGTCTGGATGCGTATGGGCAGGGGCGGGGGCTTCCGTACGTCGCAACCCTTCACACCGCAGACCCCGCCGGGACGGACGTCACACGCTGA
- a CDS encoding 5'/3'-nucleotidase SurE: protein MNILISNDDGIHAQGLRVMAEALSELGKVWVVAPDRERSASGHSLTLNRPLRVTKVAPTWFTVDGTPTDCVALALMGMINRQFDLVASGINIGGNMGDDVTYSGTVSAAFEATLLGFPAFALSVVASRRVNFTAAARAAVMVAKLIVKNGLPSDTMLNVNVPNCRPSAIKGVTITQQGRRRYDDIIVRKVDPRGRAYYWIGGKQPTWEPLEDSDYAAVTAGSISITPLHLDLTSTRAVKTLRRWEFPWENCSATAGRGRVTA from the coding sequence ATGAACATTCTGATTTCGAACGATGACGGGATTCACGCGCAAGGGCTTCGGGTCATGGCCGAGGCGCTATCCGAGCTCGGCAAGGTGTGGGTTGTCGCGCCGGACCGCGAACGCAGCGCCTCCGGTCACTCCCTCACCCTGAACAGACCGCTGCGGGTAACGAAGGTCGCGCCGACTTGGTTTACGGTTGACGGGACACCGACCGATTGCGTTGCGCTGGCACTCATGGGCATGATCAACCGACAGTTCGATCTGGTGGCGTCCGGTATCAATATCGGAGGGAACATGGGAGATGACGTAACCTACTCGGGCACCGTGTCTGCCGCGTTCGAAGCCACCTTGCTCGGGTTCCCGGCATTCGCGCTATCGGTCGTCGCCAGCCGACGGGTCAACTTTACTGCGGCAGCGCGGGCCGCCGTGATGGTAGCGAAGCTGATCGTCAAAAATGGCCTGCCGTCCGATACGATGCTCAACGTCAACGTTCCGAACTGTCGGCCTTCCGCGATCAAGGGGGTAACCATTACACAGCAGGGGAGGCGACGCTATGATGATATTATCGTCCGGAAGGTCGATCCGCGCGGGCGGGCCTATTACTGGATCGGCGGAAAACAGCCGACATGGGAGCCGCTGGAGGACAGCGATTATGCCGCGGTCACAGCCGGGTCGATTTCTATTACGCCGCTTCACCTGGACCTCACCAGTACAAGGGCGGTGAAGACATTGCGGAGATGGGAATTCCCTTGGGAGAATTGCTCCGCAACCGCAGGGCGGGGTCGCGTAACCGCATGA
- a CDS encoding adenine phosphoribosyltransferase, with protein sequence MLAESLKQKIRDIPDFPKKGIVFKDITPLLADGKAFRAAIDQIAERFHDRHIDLVVGVEARGFIVAAALAYRLHAGTTLIRKPGKLPYKTHRTTYALEYGADTLEIHQDAILPTQRILMADDLLATGGTMSAAIDLITRLGGHVVGVAFLVELLALRGRERFGDREVFSLIQF encoded by the coding sequence ATGCTGGCTGAATCGCTCAAACAGAAGATTCGAGATATCCCGGACTTCCCCAAAAAGGGGATCGTCTTCAAAGACATTACGCCGCTGCTGGCTGACGGCAAGGCGTTTCGCGCGGCGATCGACCAGATTGCGGAACGGTTCCACGACCGCCATATCGATCTGGTGGTTGGGGTAGAGGCGAGGGGCTTTATTGTTGCGGCGGCCTTGGCGTATCGATTGCACGCCGGTACGACGTTGATCCGAAAGCCCGGGAAGCTCCCCTATAAAACCCACCGTACAACCTATGCGTTGGAGTACGGCGCCGATACCCTTGAGATTCATCAGGATGCGATACTGCCGACCCAGCGGATCTTAATGGCCGACGACCTGCTGGCTACGGGGGGGACGATGAGCGCTGCTATCGATTTGATCACGCGTCTCGGCGGCCACGTCGTCGGCGTGGCCTTCCTGGTAGAGCTGCTGGCCCTACGAGGGAGAGAACGTTTCGGGGATCGAGAGGTCTTCTCATTGATCCAGTTCTGA
- a CDS encoding radical SAM protein produces MIQDTRRRRLVKEDLVYGPLSSRRLGRSLGVNLLGTGAKYCSFNCRYCQCGWTVRRVREETVAPSDLPTGDQVIDALETRLQQVRRERIPVDVITFSGNGEPTLHPELRAIVEAVSNLRDLYVPTARLAILSNSSTVHRPEIRIALRRIDLKLMKLDAGDEALVRRLNLPAPGWNFAMMVRGLTELDGVILQTMFVWGRVANTAPAAIRQWSDRVAEIRPRRVHIYTLDRVPADRTLIPVARTVLESIAEYARKRAHVPIEVY; encoded by the coding sequence ATCATACAGGATACCCGACGGCGGCGGCTGGTCAAAGAGGACCTGGTCTACGGACCGCTGTCATCTCGACGGCTCGGCCGCTCGCTCGGCGTCAATCTGCTGGGGACGGGGGCCAAGTACTGCTCTTTTAACTGCCGGTACTGTCAGTGCGGCTGGACCGTTCGGCGGGTCCGGGAGGAGACCGTCGCGCCTTCGGATCTTCCTACCGGCGATCAGGTGATCGACGCCCTGGAGACGCGACTGCAGCAGGTGCGTCGCGAGCGGATCCCCGTCGACGTCATCACCTTCTCCGGAAACGGCGAACCGACACTCCATCCGGAGTTGCGGGCGATCGTTGAGGCCGTTTCGAATCTGCGGGATCTCTACGTGCCGACCGCCCGATTGGCCATCCTATCAAACAGCTCGACGGTACACCGTCCGGAGATCCGCATCGCCCTGCGGAGGATCGACCTCAAACTGATGAAGCTGGATGCCGGCGACGAGGCCCTGGTGCGCCGACTGAATCTGCCGGCGCCAGGGTGGAACTTCGCCATGATGGTCCGGGGATTGACGGAGCTTGACGGCGTGATCCTGCAGACGATGTTCGTCTGGGGGAGGGTCGCCAACACGGCGCCCGCCGCAATCCGGCAGTGGTCGGACCGGGTCGCCGAGATTCGGCCGCGCCGCGTCCATATCTACACACTGGACCGCGTCCCGGCCGACCGTACCCTGATACCGGTCGCCCGGACGGTACTCGAATCGATTGCCGAGTATGCACGAAAGCGCGCCCATGTTCCCATCGAGGTCTACTGA
- a CDS encoding MerR family transcriptional regulator → MPSARTRLARTKPRSLQRLLPGLDGGPEIPDKLYFKIGEVAELTEVVPYVLRYWETQFPTLRPTKSPSGQRLYRRNDVVAVLRIKELLYRKRFTIAGAKRQLAAEQESFPPTVLDAVRSVKAELAQLSSLLRRHSP, encoded by the coding sequence GTGCCGAGCGCACGGACGCGGTTGGCGAGAACGAAACCTCGATCGTTACAACGGCTTCTCCCGGGTCTTGATGGCGGCCCTGAAATCCCCGACAAACTGTACTTCAAGATTGGAGAGGTTGCTGAGCTGACCGAGGTTGTGCCCTATGTCCTCCGCTACTGGGAGACCCAGTTTCCAACGCTGCGGCCGACCAAAAGCCCGAGCGGTCAGCGTCTGTATAGGCGGAACGACGTAGTGGCCGTACTGCGCATCAAAGAGTTGCTGTACCGGAAGCGGTTCACGATTGCAGGCGCCAAACGGCAATTGGCGGCAGAACAGGAATCGTTCCCGCCGACGGTGTTGGACGCGGTTCGATCGGTGAAGGCGGAACTGGCCCAACTCTCGTCGTTATTACGCAGACATTCCCCCTGA
- a CDS encoding protein-L-isoaspartate O-methyltransferase, giving the protein MDYALARQRMVAEQLVRRGIRQPGVLQAMAKVHRHLFVEEAFWGRAYGDYSLPIGEKQTISQPFMVALMIELLELDEHQRVLEIGTGSGYQTAILAESGAKVYSVERNKGLAVRARRRLESLGYYHAWIRIGDGSIGWKEKAPFDAIIVSAGAPRIPISLTEQLGDNGRLVLPVGQSSHQVLKKGTRRGAAIHWTDLGECRFVKLIGEQGWKG; this is encoded by the coding sequence ATGGATTACGCCCTTGCCCGGCAGCGAATGGTGGCCGAGCAGCTGGTACGACGCGGGATCAGACAGCCCGGGGTCCTGCAGGCCATGGCGAAGGTCCACAGACACCTGTTTGTAGAAGAGGCGTTCTGGGGACGCGCCTACGGCGATTATTCACTGCCGATCGGCGAGAAGCAAACCATCTCGCAGCCGTTCATGGTGGCGCTGATGATTGAGCTGCTTGAACTGGATGAGCATCAGCGGGTATTGGAGATCGGGACCGGATCCGGATATCAGACCGCGATCCTGGCGGAGTCAGGCGCGAAGGTCTACTCGGTCGAACGGAACAAGGGCCTCGCGGTACGAGCCAGACGGCGGTTGGAGTCGCTCGGCTACTACCACGCGTGGATTCGGATCGGGGACGGCTCTATCGGGTGGAAGGAAAAGGCGCCATTTGACGCGATCATCGTAAGCGCCGGCGCCCCCAGGATTCCGATCTCTCTCACCGAACAGCTCGGTGACAATGGGCGCCTGGTGCTGCCCGTCGGTCAGTCAAGCCATCAGGTGCTGAAGAAAGGAACGAGGAGAGGGGCGGCCATCCACTGGACGGATCTCGGGGAGTGTCGATTCGTCAAGTTGATCGGCGAGCAGGGATGGAAGGGATGA
- a CDS encoding tRNA (N6-isopentenyl adenosine(37)-C2)-methylthiotransferase MiaB, with protein MLKLKLITYGCQANDLDSERITGLLLREGYILTEQEEEADLILLNTCAIREKAAHKVYSRLGSFQALKRRRAGLKIGVCGCVAQQEGQALLNRFPYLDFVVGPGQITAIPPLLQAGTRGLATARAAGYSYPVGAPVERGSSIRAWVSIMEGCDRFCTFCVVPFTRGRERSRPAQEILDEIRGLKRQGYREVTLLGQTVNSYGRKLTPRVSFVELLRQIDALVGDRMRVRFTSPHPSDVTDELATAIAELPSVCEQIHLPVQSGSDRILLRMERGYDRDEYLDKVALLRARAPEIAITTDIIVGFPGETDADFQATLDLMQAVGLDGAFIFKYSPRAHTEAERMADQLPEEIKGRRLEQALALLNRLSLERNRAYLGRTVEVLVNQEDRKGGTARHTGRTRQNKIVHFEGEGVMDGSLVAVTVTGATPLYLQGTLQC; from the coding sequence ATGCTCAAGCTGAAGCTGATCACCTACGGCTGTCAGGCCAACGACCTGGATTCGGAGCGGATCACCGGGCTGCTCCTGCGTGAGGGGTATATCCTTACCGAGCAAGAGGAGGAGGCCGATCTGATTCTGCTGAACACCTGTGCGATCCGCGAGAAGGCGGCGCATAAAGTCTACAGTCGCCTCGGATCCTTTCAGGCGCTGAAACGGCGCCGCGCCGGACTGAAGATCGGCGTCTGCGGGTGCGTCGCGCAGCAGGAAGGACAGGCGCTGTTGAACCGTTTTCCCTACCTGGACTTTGTCGTCGGTCCCGGTCAGATCACGGCCATCCCGCCGTTGCTTCAGGCCGGGACGAGAGGGCTGGCGACGGCACGGGCAGCCGGCTATTCCTATCCCGTCGGCGCGCCGGTCGAGCGCGGAAGCAGTATCAGGGCCTGGGTCAGCATCATGGAGGGGTGTGACCGGTTCTGCACGTTTTGCGTGGTCCCGTTCACCCGGGGTCGCGAGCGCAGCCGACCCGCTCAGGAGATTCTCGATGAGATCCGCGGGCTGAAGCGGCAGGGGTATCGCGAGGTCACGTTGCTGGGACAGACCGTCAACTCGTACGGGAGGAAGCTCACCCCTCGGGTCAGCTTCGTGGAGCTCCTTCGGCAAATCGATGCGCTGGTGGGCGACCGGATGCGGGTTCGATTTACGAGCCCTCACCCCAGCGACGTCACCGACGAGTTGGCGACGGCGATCGCGGAACTCCCGAGTGTCTGCGAACAGATCCACCTGCCCGTACAGTCCGGATCGGATCGGATTCTGCTCCGCATGGAGCGCGGTTACGATCGGGATGAGTATCTGGACAAGGTGGCGCTGCTGCGCGCCAGGGCGCCGGAGATCGCGATTACGACGGATATCATTGTCGGGTTTCCTGGCGAGACCGACGCGGACTTTCAGGCCACGCTGGACCTGATGCAGGCGGTCGGCCTCGACGGCGCCTTTATCTTTAAATATTCGCCGCGAGCCCACACCGAGGCCGAACGGATGGCGGACCAGCTTCCCGAGGAGATCAAAGGGCGTCGGTTGGAGCAGGCGCTCGCGCTGCTGAACCGGCTGTCGCTGGAGCGCAACCGGGCCTATCTCGGTCGAACCGTCGAGGTGTTGGTCAATCAAGAGGACCGTAAAGGGGGCACGGCTCGTCATACCGGACGGACGCGACAGAACAAGATCGTCCATTTCGAGGGGGAGGGGGTCATGGACGGAAGCCTCGTCGCGGTCACTGTCACGGGGGCGACCCCCTTGTACCTGCAAGGGACACTTCAGTGTTAG
- a CDS encoding integration host factor subunit alpha: protein MTKADIASIVAERGLAKKQAMEAVEATLDIVKNALKKGEKIQLVGFGSFQVRAKRARKGRNPQTGDPITITARKVLKFKPGKALHQVVNEPGG from the coding sequence ATGACAAAGGCTGACATAGCTTCGATCGTGGCTGAGAGAGGCCTCGCCAAGAAACAGGCGATGGAAGCAGTGGAAGCAACCCTCGACATTGTGAAAAACGCGCTGAAGAAAGGGGAGAAGATTCAGCTCGTCGGCTTTGGTTCTTTCCAGGTCAGGGCCAAGCGGGCAAGAAAGGGGCGCAACCCCCAGACCGGTGACCCGATTACGATTACGGCTCGTAAGGTCCTGAAGTTCAAGCCCGGTAAAGCCTTGCATCAGGTCGTGAACGAACCGGGCGGGTAG
- a CDS encoding aspartate aminotransferase: MSMNLSNRAKNASPSATLAMAAIAKQMKAEGIDVVDFGLGEPDFETPAHIKEAGIAAIREGFTRYTAAAGIDELKQAIITKLKRDNGLSYAPAEVIVSCGSKHSLFNIAEALFQSGDEVIVPAPYWVTYTEQIRLVDAQPVIVQTQEADGFHLTREAIEPAITSRTRAILLNSPCNPTGAIIPPEQLRAIAALAVERNLLVISDEAYESLTYDGHAHISIASLDEQIKRRTIVVNTVSKAYAMTGWRIGYAAGPSEIIKAMGTIQSQVTSNPTSIAQKAAVAALLGPHDDLRTMVVEFDRRRRYLMDRLRAVPGMTCTHPEGAFYLFPNVSGFYGTVGDGRPVNNSAQMAAYLLQSAHVVTVPGSEFGSDAHLRLSYATSMEQISAGVERIERALAALRG, encoded by the coding sequence ATGTCAATGAACCTATCGAATCGCGCGAAGAATGCCAGCCCATCCGCCACCCTGGCCATGGCCGCTATCGCCAAGCAGATGAAGGCGGAAGGGATCGATGTCGTCGACTTCGGGCTGGGTGAACCGGATTTTGAAACCCCGGCTCACATCAAGGAGGCGGGCATTGCGGCCATCCGTGAGGGATTCACACGCTATACCGCGGCCGCCGGCATCGATGAATTGAAACAGGCGATCATCACCAAGCTGAAGCGTGATAACGGGCTCTCCTACGCCCCCGCGGAGGTGATCGTATCGTGCGGTTCGAAGCATTCATTGTTCAATATCGCCGAGGCGCTGTTCCAATCGGGCGATGAGGTGATTGTGCCCGCCCCCTACTGGGTCACCTATACGGAACAGATTCGTCTGGTCGATGCGCAACCGGTCATCGTACAGACGCAGGAGGCGGACGGATTCCATCTGACCCGCGAGGCGATCGAGCCGGCGATTACATCGAGAACCCGGGCCATCCTACTCAACAGTCCCTGCAACCCGACCGGCGCGATAATCCCGCCGGAGCAGTTGCGGGCGATCGCGGCGCTGGCGGTGGAGCGAAACCTGTTGGTGATTTCGGATGAGGCGTACGAATCGCTGACCTACGACGGGCATGCGCATATCAGCATCGCATCGCTCGATGAGCAGATCAAACGGCGAACGATCGTCGTCAACACCGTTTCCAAGGCATACGCCATGACCGGTTGGCGAATCGGGTACGCGGCCGGACCGAGCGAGATCATCAAGGCGATGGGCACTATCCAAAGCCAGGTGACCTCGAACCCGACCTCGATCGCGCAAAAGGCGGCGGTAGCGGCCCTGCTGGGCCCGCACGATGACCTCCGCACGATGGTGGTCGAATTTGATCGGCGTCGGCGGTATCTCATGGATCGGCTGAGGGCCGTCCCGGGGATGACCTGCACGCACCCCGAGGGCGCATTCTATCTGTTCCCGAATGTCTCCGGCTTTTACGGAACCGTAGGCGACGGCCGCCCCGTCAACAACTCCGCCCAGATGGCCGCTTATCTCTTGCAGAGCGCCCACGTCGTGACGGTTCCAGGCAGCGAGTTCGGAAGCGACGCACATCTTCGCCTGTCATACGCGACGTCGATGGAGCAGATCAGCGCCGGGGTGGAGCGGATCGAGCGCGCCCTGGCCGCGCTGCGCGGCTGA